The following is a genomic window from Calditrichota bacterium.
CCGCGTCACGGAGAAAACGTGCTTGACGCTATCAATCGATCCGGCGGCTTCGCTGCCAACTCGGATCGCAGTCGGGTGAAACATATATCCCGGGTGAAGGGTCAGAGAATCGAACAGACCATCGACATCCAGGACTACATCAACGATGGTCGTATCGACGCCATACCGTTGGTCTTACCGGGCGACACTATCGTGGTTCCTGAAGAAGCGGAATGGAGAAGCACCCGATTTTGGATTCTTTTAGTTCGGGACTTGACGCTCCTTCTCAGTTCCGCGGTTATTCTGTCACGTCTTTATTAGGAACTGAACATATGCCCAATGAGACCATAGAATCGTCTTATTACGACGAAGCAACCTACCCTGAATCGCGCCCCCGCGACCCCTCCTCAGGGCCGCTCCTGAATCTCGCTCTCGCCGGCCTGAAGCGACCCTGGCTGGTCGTCATTTCGACCTTTATGCTGTTCGTCCCGGTGCTGTTCTATCTCTTCAGTCAGGTTCCGGTCTATCGCTCCTCGTCCATCGTCTCAACCTCGGTCAGCTCCCCGCGATCGCTTATTATGCAGGACTTGCCGATCGGCTCCAGCGGCGCGGAGGAGGAGTATTACACTTCAATACTACAGAGTACCACTTTCAAGCGAAGCGTCGCCCAGAAAATCGCCAATTTGAATCCCTGGCTCGATCGCGATTCGCTCTCCAGCGTAATCTCCTCCGGCGCCATATCCTTTGAGCGAAAGACACGATCGGCGCAAGGCTTCCTTAACATCAGCGCAACTTCGCAAACCCCCGAATTTGCGGAGTTGATTTGCTCCCAGGCGCTCGCCAGTTTTCAAGAAATTAGCACCGAACTCAGGCGCAGCGATCAAGCCTCGGTCGTGAAGTTCATCGAAAGTCAGTTGGTGCAATTGGGCGATCAGTTGGGGGCTACCGAGAACGAAATACAGAACTTTCTGCGCGATCGCGGGTTGAATCTGAGTGATGTAGCAGCCGGTATCGACGGTGAACTTCGCACTCTGGAAAAGTCCCTGGCGGACGCCGAAGCGTCGCTCGAACTTGCCCGGATGCAGATCGAGTCCTACTCGAGTCAGCTCTCCGTTCGCCTCGATGATTACCTGAAAGGAAGCGAAGTCGGACAATCAGAAGTTCAGGTCGAAGCGCTACGTCAGCGTTTTCGTGACCTGGAGCGTGCGCTGAGTCAGGCTATCGATGTGCGAGACTCCACAGAAGTTCAGCAACTTCAGGAAGAGCGTCGTCAGATACTCGCGGAAATGACCGGGACGCTGACCCGGGTTCAGGGTGCGGAAGTTGTGGAGCGAACCAAGCAGGTTTCACTATCCGCCCTCGAAGCATCTCTCGATAAATGGCTTCTTGACTACGAGACGGCGCAGACCAGGCGCGACTACTTTGACCAGGCGATAATGAGATTTCTTCAGGCGCATCCTAATATGTCGGGAGATATTCTCGAATATCTCAATATGACGCGGTCCAAGAAT
Proteins encoded in this region:
- a CDS encoding polysaccharide biosynthesis tyrosine autokinase yields the protein MEKHPILDSFSSGLDAPSQFRGYSVTSLLGTEHMPNETIESSYYDEATYPESRPRDPSSGPLLNLALAGLKRPWLVVISTFMLFVPVLFYLFSQVPVYRSSSIVSTSVSSPRSLIMQDLPIGSSGAEEEYYTSILQSTTFKRSVAQKIANLNPWLDRDSLSSVISSGAISFERKTRSAQGFLNISATSQTPEFAELICSQALASFQEISTELRRSDQASVVKFIESQLVQLGDQLGATENEIQNFLRDRGLNLSDVAAGIDGELRTLEKSLADAEASLELARMQIESYSSQLSVRLDDYLKGSEVGQSEVQVEALRQRFRDLERALSQAIDVRDSTEVQQLQEERRQILAEMTGTLTRVQGAEVVERTKQVSLSALEASLDKWLLDYETAQTRRDYFDQAIMRFLQAHPNMSGDILEYLNMTRSKNVMQKTIDILVEQREQLRIKMASESGGVKIIDPPVRPTSPVNQKRGMKLLASFFFALFIGVMLSYAVDLFDNTIQGEKDMQNRFGLPVYGSVPVLSAGSAFSRRKRSPRSRDENPNLNGQHKITHLDFYSESSPVAEAYRSIKTAILFSARDRSRKTFIISSPVSGDGKSLTSYNLAVSFAQGGTRTLLVDADLRRASQHKLLGVERGPGLADLLLGTSSMDAIVRQHPNLNSLSIITAGQKVGNPAELLSSNTMKSVMSEFESRFDLILIDTPPITPCMDSRHLALMVGGMILVVRAESTKLNVIEHSLSLCKRIDAEIIGVIVNHATFRYGYGYYYIYQRHNPYGYYYSGYQYYYSQDSETGEKVRKKKRTRTRKGASYEVSD